The DNA sequence CACGTCAATTCCGACTCAGCCACGAGGCATAGTGAGCAGAATTTTCGATCGTTTTCGCTAGTCGCTAATGATTCGCCGACGAATGGAATCTGGCGCTGAAGTCTGGATCGTTGTAGCCGATGTCTTTTTGGGTTTCCTCGCTGTTGTGCTGCTCCTTTCAATCAAGCCCGTTTTGCGTCTGAAGAACTTGAATCCGACTGTTCGATCTAAGGAACTCGAGGCTCCGCTTAAGGAATCCCTTCGTGCTTGCGAACAGGAATTGAAGAAATACAAGATCAAAGTCGCTGAACTGGAGCACGAGCTTGAAGCGCTCAAGGGCCTGCGTTCACATCAACGTCCGACGTGCAAGGAGAAAGGCCTTGCAAGTGGGAATTTATTCGACGCTATCGTACTGGGGGCAGATCAACTGAAAATAGGCGCCACAACATATGATGTCGATGATCTAGAAGACATTTTCGCGAATCCGATCGCAATTGCGGAAAAGCAAGGCTGCGTCCAAACTGTACGCGTTTCTTGCGAGCGAACGATCGACGCTGCGGAATGCATCAGCGTAGAGCGAGCGCTCGCTAAGCATTTTATTGTCGAGCTCAATACCGCACCGTGATGCATCGATGCTCTGAGAAGCAACCCTTTGTGTGAAACCAATCGATCACGTCGATCATTCGCTCCCCCGATTCGCCTGTTGTCCACTGAAAATTGTCGAAGCTCAACGAACGCCGTCTCACGGAGCTGATATACCATTCGCCTCTATGAATCGGGTGGTCCTCGTGCAGCAATAATGCTGAGCCCAAAGGCATATTGGGAAAAAACTGTTAAATTGAGCTTTGACACACTTTTGCAATTGCTAAAATTTAGGCCAAGATAGCTACGGTCTGGAGCAAGGTCGACCTCGCGAAGGATTCGGTAAGCGACGAAACACGAAATGGCGCACCGGTGTATGCAGATTGGCAGGCTGGGTTGTCAACTAACGCGACGAACCCCATGTGGCGAGCGGAACTTCACTGGGAACTAACCATGCAAGAAGCTCTGGCACTGCGATGAAGACGCTGGGACAATTTCTCATAGAAAGGCGCAAGACACAGGGTCTCAGCCAGAAGGAGTTTGCGGCGCTGATCAAGAACCGCGACGGCAAGCCGATATCAGCCACGTACCTGAATTACCTCGAACACGACCGAGGCAAGCCGCCCGATTATCTGCTCGATCAATTCGCCGATGTGCTCAAAGTGGAGCGCGACGTGCTGTATTTCTGGGCGCAGCGGATGCCGCCCGACATCCAGCCAGGCGAAGCAAACGAAGACCAAGTGACCGCCGCGTATCGCGCCTTCCGGCGTGAGCTCAAAACAAAAGGAGGGGGGAAAGGTGGCAAGAAATCATGAAGATGATTCCGGACCGCAGCGGCCGCTTTCCCGAACGGCCCTACTACACGACCGACGAGCTCGAGATCCAGTGTGAGCAACTAAT is a window from the Candidatus Binataceae bacterium genome containing:
- a CDS encoding helix-turn-helix transcriptional regulator; the encoded protein is MKTLGQFLIERRKTQGLSQKEFAALIKNRDGKPISATYLNYLEHDRGKPPDYLLDQFADVLKVERDVLYFWAQRMPPDIQPGEANEDQVTAAYRAFRRELKTKGGGKGGKKS